In the genome of Pseudomonas putida, one region contains:
- a CDS encoding AMP-binding protein, whose protein sequence is MRHEVQAFAEILQQHARDRGAQIAVQGAMGRFDYGQLLSEVEQRAAWLRTQAPGTFALALDNGPQALFWDLAALLAERPCVIVPPFFSPAQVRHCLDDSGVTLVLAEPGFAPALQAAGFSEAEGFWSRQVGAAHALPAGTAKITYTSGSTGAPKGVCLGSDALLRVARELEAASRPTAPGKYLAVLPLGVLLENLGIYAALLAGACVMIYPQAQLGMQGAGQVDWKRLLGSIALSGTESLILVPQLLLGLVSAIERGLTRVGPLRFVAVGGARVAQSLLARAEAVGLPVFEGYGLSECASVVCLNRPGARRPGSVGRPLPHVQVRIAEDGEVLVAGSTLLGYLGEPPFTGQWWPTGDIGHFDDDGFLYLAGRKKNQFITSFGRNVNPEWVEAELTQGGVILQAFVHGEGLAHNLALLWPLDPSSDDALIEQAVAQCNAGLPDYARVHTWKRLPEPLSAANATLTANGRPRRDEILQRYHGLLSAIDVP, encoded by the coding sequence CGCCCGCGATCGCGGCGCGCAAATCGCGGTGCAGGGCGCAATGGGCCGTTTCGATTATGGCCAGCTGTTGAGCGAGGTCGAGCAGCGCGCCGCGTGGTTGCGCACCCAGGCGCCCGGTACCTTCGCCCTGGCCTTGGACAACGGGCCCCAGGCGCTGTTTTGGGACTTGGCGGCGCTGTTGGCCGAGCGGCCCTGCGTGATCGTGCCGCCGTTCTTCAGTCCGGCGCAGGTCCGTCATTGCCTGGACGACAGCGGTGTGACCCTGGTCCTGGCCGAGCCGGGGTTTGCGCCGGCGCTGCAGGCGGCGGGCTTCAGCGAAGCCGAGGGCTTCTGGTCTCGCCAGGTGGGCGCGGCCCATGCCTTGCCGGCGGGCACCGCCAAGATCACCTACACCTCCGGCAGCACCGGCGCCCCCAAGGGCGTGTGCCTGGGAAGCGATGCGCTGCTGCGTGTAGCCCGCGAGCTGGAAGCGGCCAGCCGCCCGACAGCACCGGGGAAGTACCTGGCAGTGCTGCCCCTGGGCGTGCTGTTGGAGAACCTCGGCATTTACGCTGCCTTGCTGGCTGGCGCCTGCGTGATGATCTACCCGCAGGCGCAACTGGGCATGCAGGGCGCAGGGCAGGTCGACTGGAAGCGTTTGCTGGGCAGCATCGCCTTGAGCGGCACCGAAAGCCTGATCCTGGTGCCGCAACTGCTGCTGGGCCTGGTGAGTGCCATCGAGCGCGGCCTGACCCGGGTCGGGCCTTTGCGCTTCGTGGCCGTGGGCGGAGCGCGCGTGGCGCAGAGCCTGTTGGCCCGGGCCGAAGCAGTCGGCTTACCGGTCTTCGAAGGCTATGGATTGTCCGAATGCGCCTCGGTGGTGTGCCTCAACCGACCCGGCGCCCGACGCCCCGGCAGTGTCGGGCGACCCTTGCCCCACGTACAGGTGCGCATTGCCGAGGACGGCGAAGTATTGGTGGCCGGCTCGACCCTGCTGGGGTACCTGGGCGAGCCGCCTTTCACCGGGCAATGGTGGCCAACGGGGGATATCGGCCATTTCGACGACGATGGTTTCCTGTACCTGGCAGGACGCAAGAAAAACCAGTTCATCACCAGTTTCGGGCGCAACGTCAACCCCGAGTGGGTCGAGGCCGAGCTGACCCAAGGCGGCGTGATTCTCCAGGCCTTCGTGCACGGCGAGGGTTTGGCGCACAACCTGGCGCTGCTCTGGCCGCTTGATCCGAGCAGCGACGACGCGCTGATCGAGCAGGCGGTGGCGCAGTGCAACGCGGGCCTGCCGGATTACGCCCGTGTCCACACCTGGAAACGCTTGCCCGAACCCTTGAGCGCTGCCAACGCAACCCTGACCGCCAATGGCCGACCGCGCCGGGACGAGATCCTGCAGCGTTACCACGGCCTTTTATCCGCTATCGATGTCCCATGA
- a CDS encoding TenA family transcriptional regulator: MSFFETLQARTTPQRDALFGVPVIREALAGAVSLEGYVAFLTQAYHHVRHTVPLMMACGARLPARLEWLRGAVCEYIDEEYGHERWILNDIEACGGDPDRVRDSRPALPIELMVAFLYDTIARGNPVGLFGMVNVLEGTSIALATQAAGTIQSSLALPDNAFSYLSSHGALDQDHMATYRGLMDRLDQPEDQEAVIHAAQVVYRLYTEMFQGLPRAGGQGVRHASA, encoded by the coding sequence ATGTCTTTCTTCGAAACCTTGCAAGCACGCACCACCCCGCAACGCGACGCCCTGTTCGGCGTGCCGGTCATTCGCGAGGCACTCGCCGGTGCCGTCAGCCTGGAGGGCTATGTGGCCTTCTTGACCCAGGCCTACCATCACGTGCGCCATACCGTGCCGCTGATGATGGCCTGCGGTGCACGACTGCCCGCGCGCCTTGAATGGCTACGCGGTGCGGTGTGCGAGTACATCGATGAAGAGTACGGCCACGAACGCTGGATTCTCAATGACATCGAGGCCTGCGGTGGCGACCCTGACCGGGTGCGTGACAGCCGCCCGGCGCTGCCGATCGAGCTGATGGTGGCGTTCCTCTACGACACCATCGCCCGGGGCAACCCGGTGGGGTTGTTCGGCATGGTCAACGTGCTCGAAGGCACCAGCATCGCCTTGGCCACCCAGGCCGCCGGGACCATCCAGAGCAGCCTGGCCTTGCCAGACAACGCCTTTAGCTACCTGAGCTCCCACGGCGCCCTGGACCAGGACCACATGGCCACCTACCGCGGGCTGATGGACAGGCTGGACCAACCTGAAGACCAAGAGGCGGTGATCCATGCCGCCCAGGTGGTGTACCGCCTGTACACCGAGATGTTCCAAGGCTTGCCACGTGCGGGCGGGCAAGGGGTGCGCCATGCGTCTGCCTGA
- a CDS encoding SDR family oxidoreductase yields MRLPECTAVLTGASGGIGLELATQLCAAGARVLAVSRHMGPLAALMNRYPQQLRWQSADLRSHAGRQEVIAAAKAMGGANLLINAAGVNRFALFEQLDEAALDDLIDLNIKATLQLTCGLLPLLREQPRALVVNVGSIYGSIGYPGYATYSASKFALRGFSEALRRELADTSVNVLYAAPRATHTSMNSSAATALNQALKVGMDDPGDVAKAVLDAVQAERSELYLGWPEKLFVRLNGMLPGLVDRALRKQLPLIRRYSDANSKESNK; encoded by the coding sequence ATGCGTCTGCCTGAATGCACGGCGGTATTGACCGGGGCCAGCGGTGGCATCGGTTTGGAATTGGCGACCCAGCTGTGCGCCGCCGGCGCACGGGTGCTGGCGGTCAGCCGGCACATGGGGCCGCTGGCTGCCCTGATGAACCGCTACCCCCAGCAATTGCGCTGGCAGTCGGCCGACTTGCGTAGCCATGCCGGTCGTCAGGAGGTGATCGCCGCCGCGAAGGCGATGGGCGGGGCCAACCTGTTGATCAACGCTGCGGGGGTCAATCGTTTCGCGCTGTTCGAGCAGCTCGACGAAGCGGCGCTGGATGACCTGATCGACCTCAACATCAAGGCCACCCTGCAACTGACCTGTGGCCTGCTGCCGCTGCTGCGCGAGCAGCCCCGGGCATTGGTGGTGAACGTCGGCTCCATCTACGGCTCGATCGGCTATCCCGGCTATGCCACCTACAGCGCCAGCAAGTTCGCCTTGCGCGGATTCTCCGAAGCCCTGCGCCGGGAGCTTGCCGACACGTCGGTGAACGTGTTGTATGCCGCGCCCCGGGCGACCCACACCAGCATGAACAGCAGCGCCGCCACCGCCTTGAACCAAGCCCTGAAGGTCGGGATGGATGACCCAGGCGATGTCGCCAAAGCCGTGCTCGATGCCGTACAGGCCGAGCGCAGCGAGCTGTACCTGGGCTGGCCGGAAAAACTCTTCGTGCGCTTGAACGGGATGTTGCCGGGTTTGGTCGATCGGGCCCTGCGCAAGCAATTGCCGCTGATCCGCCGCTACAGCGATGCCAACAGCAAGGAGTCGAACAAATGA
- a CDS encoding tetratricopeptide repeat protein, translating into MRYLILLGLLVAAPFTWALDSAGTQRLTDVQQRWAQIQYTLPKAQRADALEKLAADSGAFVRQYPSSPEALIWDGIVNSSWAGATGGLGALGKVKAARASLEKAIAMDPVALQGSAYTSLGALYDQVPGWPIGFGDSDKAEAMLRKALALNPEGIDSNYFWADHLVREGHYAQAREALHKALQAPARPGRELADKGRRQEIDALLKSIQDKQD; encoded by the coding sequence ATGAGATACCTGATCCTCCTCGGCCTGTTGGTCGCTGCCCCGTTCACCTGGGCCTTGGATTCGGCCGGGACCCAGCGCCTGACGGATGTCCAGCAGCGCTGGGCCCAGATCCAGTACACGTTGCCCAAGGCCCAACGCGCCGATGCGCTGGAAAAACTGGCCGCCGACAGCGGTGCGTTCGTGCGTCAGTACCCAAGCTCGCCCGAAGCGCTGATCTGGGACGGCATCGTCAACAGCAGTTGGGCCGGGGCCACCGGTGGGCTGGGGGCGCTGGGCAAGGTCAAGGCGGCCCGCGCCAGCCTGGAGAAGGCGATCGCCATGGACCCCGTTGCCCTGCAGGGTTCGGCCTATACCAGTCTGGGGGCTTTGTACGACCAGGTTCCCGGCTGGCCCATCGGCTTTGGCGATAGCGACAAGGCCGAGGCCATGCTGCGCAAGGCGCTGGCGCTCAACCCTGAGGGTATCGACAGCAATTACTTCTGGGCCGATCATCTGGTGCGCGAAGGGCACTATGCCCAAGCGCGCGAGGCCTTGCACAAGGCATTGCAGGCACCTGCGCGGCCAGGTCGGGAACTGGCTGACAAAGGCCGACGCCAGGAAATCGATGCTTTACTCAAAAGTATCCAGGACAAACAGGACTGA